One genomic window of Gossypium hirsutum isolate 1008001.06 chromosome D11, Gossypium_hirsutum_v2.1, whole genome shotgun sequence includes the following:
- the LOC107904576 gene encoding probable WRKY transcription factor 53, translating into MEKMGEWEQRSLVSELTQGREVARQLQAHLNGASSSSSSYDIETREVLVQKIEASYEKALSILNCNVNTSSASAVVPLTPVIRMPESPNSPCGSPPSEDSDRSFRVSDASKKRKAPRWTQQVRVTPGTALEGPLDDGFSWRKYGQKDILRSRFPRGYYRCTHRNINGCLATKQVQRSDDDPTIFDITYVGTHTCRNVTSHLMSEKNQEQGPSASSMAAVEPQSSSSSQDLLLNFQKGLKVKTQDLEDQTYASLIPYTSSTSNVVFSWPSVIDNNRNFVSPATSGTDFGFGTCDDQIIQASAAASVTSSPTVGLDHFHQLDGNFTFDSNGFFRHG; encoded by the exons atggaGAAAATGGGAGAATGGGAACAAAGGAGTTTGGTGAGTGAGTTAACTCAGGGAAGAGAGGTAGCTAGGCAACTTCAAGCACATCTTAATggtgcttcttcttcttcttcttcttatgaTATTGAAACTCGTGAAGTATTAGTTCAAAAGATTGAAGCTTCATATGAGAAAGCACTTTCGATTTTGAATTGCAATGTTAACACTTCGTCGGCGTCGGCGGTTGTGCCACTAACGCCGGTGATCAGAATGCCGGAGTCACCGAATTCTCCCTGTGGAAGTCCACCGAGTGAAGACTCTGACCGGAGTTTCAGAGTTTCCGATGCTTCCAAGAAAAG AAAAGCACCGAGATGGACACAACAAGTCCGAGTAACACCTGGGACAGCCCTGGAGGGACCTCTTGATGATGGTTTCAGTTGGAGGAAATACGGACAAAAAGACATTCTCCGCTCTAGATTTCCCAG AGGCTACTACAGATGCACACATCGAAACATCAATGGTTGTTTAGCAACAAAGCAAGTGCAAAGATCAGACGATGACCCAACAATCTTTGACATTACTTACGTCGGAACCCATACTTGTCGTAACGTAACCTCACATCTAATGTCTGAAAAAAACCAAGAACAAGGACCCTCTGCTTCCTCAATGGCAGCCGTTGAaccacaatcatcatcatcatctcaaGATCTACTTCTTAACTTCCAGAAAGGCCTTAAAGTTAAAACCCAAGATTTAGAGGATCAAACATACGCTTCATTAATCCCTTATACTTCATCAACGTCAAACGTTGTGTTTTCATGGCCTTCGGTGATCGACAACAACCGTAATTTCGTATCGCCGGCAACATCGGGGACTGACTTTGGTTTTGGAACTTGTGATGATCAGATTATTCAAGCTTCTGCTGCTGCTTCGGTAACGAGCTCGCCCACTGTTGGCTTGGATCATTTCCATCAGTTGGATGGAAATTTCACATTTGATAGTAATGGCTTCTTTCGCCATGGATAG
- the LOC107903064 gene encoding putative RING-H2 finger protein ATL21B yields the protein MDILKLFFIIVYFSLHSATSTMDPCTESVCQSTKSSPLIRFPFRLIGRQPKSCGFPGFDLSCNYKSTQTLLQLPYSGNFTIEAIDYGAQQIWVNDPNNCLPRRILSLNFSGSPFTAVYDQDYTFFNCTLDYSRYGLNLIGCLSGDNYTVFATSSNEVVDSLSLSTCRRVATVSVPVGWPFYGGVSSSNLTDDLWLTWSNPKCRKCESRGAKCGLKPISTNEISCSSASGRGIPRSAQYAITVGAAIPTLLSISCLICYICSKVRSYVAPQRPIPEFNPTVTPQPMLVVGLDGSTIESYPRIVLGESRRLPKPDDNTCPICLSEYRPNETLRSIPHCQHCFHADCIDEWLRLNATCPICRKSPERSYPPTQDS from the exons ATGGACATTCTCAAACTCTTCTTCATCATCGTTTACTTCTCCTTACACTCTGCAACCAGCACGATGGATCCATGCACCGAATCCGTCTGCCAAAGCACCAAATCGTCACCGTTGATTCGATTCCCTTTTCGTCTCATCGGCCGCCAACCCAAGTCATGTGGCTTTCCAGGTTTCGATCTATCTTGTAATTATAAGTCAACCCAAACGTTACTTCAGCTACCATATTCTGGAAATTTCACCATCGAAGCGATTGATTACGGCGCACAACAAATATGGGTCAACGATCCTAACAATTGTCTTCCCCGAAGAATCCTTTCGCTCAACTTTTCTGGGTCACCATTTACGGCTGTTTATGATCAAGATTATACGTTTTTCAATTGTACGTTGGATTATTCAAGGTATGGGTTGAACCTGATTGGTTGCCTTAGTGGTGATAATTACACGGTTTTTGCTACTTCGTCGAATGAGGTGGTTGATTCTTTGTCATTGTCGACGTGCCGACGAGTTGCCACCGTTTCGGTACCTGTTGGGTGGCCTTTTTATGGAGGGGTATCGTCGTCGAACCTCACCGATGATCTATGGCTAACGTGGAGTAATCCCAAGTGCCGTAAGTGTGAATCGAGGGGCGCTAAGTGTGGGCTGAAACCCATTTCAACTAATGAAATTAGTTGTTCCAGTGCTTCAGGACGAG GTATTCCAAGGAGTGCCCAATATGCAATCACAGTGGGTGCTGCTATACCAACCCTCTTAAGTATCTCATGTCTAATATGCTACATCTGTAGCAAGGTCAGGTCATATGTTGCACCACAACGTCCTATACCGGAGTTTAATCCGACGGTCACACCGCAACCCATGCTTGTAGTTGGTCTTGATGGATCAACTATAGAATCGTATCCGAGAATAGTGTTGGGCGAAAGCCGACGCCTTCCGAAACCTGACGATAACACTTGCCCGATATGCTTGTCTGAATATAGGCCCAATGAAACTCTCAGAAGTATACCCCATTGCCAACATTGTTTCCATGCTGATTGCATCGACGAATGGCTCCGATTGAATGCTACTTGCCCCATTTGTAGGAAATCTCCAGAAAGGTCATATCCACCAACACAAGATTCATGA
- the LOC107904574 gene encoding succinate dehydrogenase assembly factor 4, mitochondrial — protein MAKTSLSRLFASLSEHSITKPSFTGSRSDSVTRSAYNSVTRFVCSSAQETQLIREERSNEGDREAAKENLESVNKEEDEGEDGDHVNKETGEVGGPKGPEPTRYGDWERNGRCSDF, from the coding sequence ATGGCGAAAACCAGCCTGAGCCGTCTATTCGCGTCACTCTCTGAGCACTCCATAACCAAACCGTCTTTCACTGGTTCGAGATCAGATTCGGTGACTCGTTCAGCTTACAACTCCGTGACTCGCTTCGTATGTTCCTCTGCTCAGGAAACTCAGTTGATCCGTGAAGAAAGATCCAACGAGGGAGATCGAGAAGCTGCGAAAGAGAATCTCGAATCTGtgaataaagaagaagatgaaggtGAAGATGGCGATCACGTGAATAAAGAGACGGGGGAAGTGGGCGGGCCTAAAGGCCCGGAACCCACTCGCTACGGTGATTGGGAACGGAATGGTCGCTGCTCcgacttttga
- the LOC107904573 gene encoding vesicle transport protein SFT2A isoform X2 — MKILKAYAHSLLRREYTHPPLVYFRVLFLCFCHLLCLPYQSNSHYCSPLAMSWQSEAFLMGPEQQLRMMFDSVRVYATVIYIGFVVLALICALWIQSKILTLLAIICEICALIWYCLSYIPFARRIVSDLMVRFCDTEL; from the exons ATGAAGATTCTGAAGGCATATGCTCACTCTCTACTACGCAG AGAATATACGCATCCGCCGCTTGTTTACTTTCGGGTCTTGTTCTTATGTTTCTG TCACTTATTGTGTTTGCCATACCAATCAAATTCGCATTATTGTTCACCTTTGGCAATGTCTTGGCAGTCGGAAG CATTCCTCATGGGACCTGAGCAACAGTTACGAATGATGTTTGATTCCGTTCGTGTTTATGCAACAGTGATTTACATTGGATTTGTCGTTCTTGCTCTCATTTGTGCTCTTTGG ATTCAAAGCAAGATTTTGACATTACTTGCAATCATATGTGAGATTTGTGCCCTTATTTG GTACTGTCTGAGCTATATTCCATTTGCTAGGAGAATTGTTTCCGACCTAATGGTCCGATTCTGTGACACTGAGCTTTAG
- the LOC107904573 gene encoding vesicle transport protein SFT2B isoform X3 gives MWKMGNDEEDRAESFLDEDSEGICSLSTTQSLIVFAIPIKFALLFTFGNVLAVGSTAFLMGPEQQLRMMFDSVRVYATVIYIGFVVLALICALWIQSKILTLLAIICEICALIWYCLSYIPFARRIVSDLMVRFCDTEL, from the exons ATGTGGAAAATGGGGAATGATGAAGAAGACAGAGCTGAAAGCTTCCTAGATGAAGATTCTGAAGGCATATGCTCACTCTCTACTACGCAG TCACTTATTGTGTTTGCCATACCAATCAAATTCGCATTATTGTTCACCTTTGGCAATGTCTTGGCAGTCGGAAG CACAGCATTCCTCATGGGACCTGAGCAACAGTTACGAATGATGTTTGATTCCGTTCGTGTTTATGCAACAGTGATTTACATTGGATTTGTCGTTCTTGCTCTCATTTGTGCTCTTTGG ATTCAAAGCAAGATTTTGACATTACTTGCAATCATATGTGAGATTTGTGCCCTTATTTG GTACTGTCTGAGCTATATTCCATTTGCTAGGAGAATTGTTTCCGACCTAATGGTCCGATTCTGTGACACTGAGCTTTAG
- the LOC107904573 gene encoding vesicle transport protein SFT2B isoform X1, which translates to MWKMGNDEEDRAESFLDEDSEGICSLSTTQRIYASAACLLSGLVLMFLSLIVFAIPIKFALLFTFGNVLAVGSTAFLMGPEQQLRMMFDSVRVYATVIYIGFVVLALICALWIQSKILTLLAIICEICALIWYCLSYIPFARRIVSDLMVRFCDTEL; encoded by the exons ATGTGGAAAATGGGGAATGATGAAGAAGACAGAGCTGAAAGCTTCCTAGATGAAGATTCTGAAGGCATATGCTCACTCTCTACTACGCAG AGAATATACGCATCCGCCGCTTGTTTACTTTCGGGTCTTGTTCTTATGTTTCTG TCACTTATTGTGTTTGCCATACCAATCAAATTCGCATTATTGTTCACCTTTGGCAATGTCTTGGCAGTCGGAAG CACAGCATTCCTCATGGGACCTGAGCAACAGTTACGAATGATGTTTGATTCCGTTCGTGTTTATGCAACAGTGATTTACATTGGATTTGTCGTTCTTGCTCTCATTTGTGCTCTTTGG ATTCAAAGCAAGATTTTGACATTACTTGCAATCATATGTGAGATTTGTGCCCTTATTTG GTACTGTCTGAGCTATATTCCATTTGCTAGGAGAATTGTTTCCGACCTAATGGTCCGATTCTGTGACACTGAGCTTTAG
- the LOC107904571 gene encoding zinc finger CCCH domain-containing protein 13 — translation MPRSSRHKSSKHSSRDARDYSDSEKDSGLKEKEKKSKDESSGRFSKELGSGEKRKLDSKDTKELWISGNGDYIEEYSSSKRRKDKADDGVSDRWNGGEDDGKGEKKSKALSESKSKRRDDVEADDTKRSKSEGKHREYSRKEERDRERKSKEGKSDRLIESEEHRTVKQYSERTDMDVPDQLQSPESESQLERRLRKRRDTSGDGDKHLEDNGDILDKQLYVSNDIGKDGRAKDEKHKDERYKEKYREDMNCEDKCQDDKLRDDRSASDLANSKSREKHLRDGKDDVKVRQKKSKVQDSDYERDRDHDRDRDRDRDRERYRERERDRERERYRDPDRDHYRERDRNRDHDHDRDYDSQWDRDRDHDRDRRYSDRDKDRDHDRDDVHDERRSTRYKDSKGRKRSPDDRDDGNDTKSRGTKLHYSDMENKSSTSGRVEVDADGGRSQSRPANLDAAMGSNRRRASPSSISHGGTDEYRHLKQEDSKHRDPMTEQRSKAASSREVTSFSEVSERGAKYRSMEKSSRADEGHSGELPIERSSSSKASPMSMMERSPSTSRYTSRSGVKRGLDTEETGWSSASVGGREEDNRLGRDLPLEKPLLDGSCQADSVFYNRAGQGNSSLIPQPPGLRAGIGSPSFMGSLEEDHRFNNSGRYKRSGDLNVRRGHANAWRGAPNWPAPLPNGFIPFQPGPPHGGFQAVMPQFPSPSLFGVRPSMEINHSGIPYHIPDAERFNNHLRPIGWQNPMDGSGPAQFPGWDGHSVSFRDEAHMFGGPEWDQNRHPVNGRGWDTGSDVWKGQNGDVDLPSTSEKEDHPLQAPLDVYDGQERQRSQYENGDNDVQVTGFELRSDVLPAAKESSRCSPEIPHKAPDSSKISSEDDDARCCQLYLCKLDISAELAGSALYDQCASLLNVERSKDLGKVVTMLVNLKNGGRPVQNASIDVLSPSLIPATNASVFQKAMDLYKKQRLQICAIPNANGGMLASTSVPKEEQSSDRVVDEAEEPVLISDAEMADSDQQKGDAVLTATSHENMEQLVSIQSRELPDHLDSLSPEKPELPSTDSGHMEPGVPKPVLNGDKAEETDTETDQINPMDVVEDSLRSLDDAAEAVGLPADEENSNDINKTEGNSTVYCAKEIHAFDDAISGSLNDSPKVSGALIPGSNESGSELVILTGIHHSPENTH, via the exons ATGCCGCGAAGTTCAAGGCACAAATCTAGCAAGCATAGTTCTAGGGACGCTAGGGATTACTCGGATTCGGAGAAAGATTCGGGCTTAAAGGAGAAGGAAAAGAAGAGTAAGGACGAGAGCAGTGGTAGGTTTTCGAAGGAGCTTGGATCCGGTGAGAAGAGAAAGCTTGACTCTAAGGATACCAAGGAACTATGGATTTCGGGGAATGGAGATTATATTGAGGAGTACAGTTCCTCGAAACGGCGTAAAGATAAGGCAGATGATGGAGTAAGCGATAGATGGAATGGCGGTGAAGATGATGGTAAAGGAGAGAAGAAGTCTAAGGCTTTAAGTGAATCGAAGAGTAAGAGACGAGACGATGTTGAAGCAGATGATACAAAGAGAAGTAAGAGTGAGGGGAAGCATCGGGAATATAGTAGAAAGGAGGAAAGGGATAGAGAAAGGAAAAGTAAAGAAGGCAAAAGTGATAGGCTGATTGAGAGTGAGGAACACCGCACTGTGAAACAATACTCCGAAAGAACTG ATATGGATGTACCAGATCAGTTGCAAAGTCCTGAATCAGAGAGCCAGCTTGAGAGACGGCTTAGGAAAAGGAGAGATACTTCTGGTGATGGGGATAAGCATCTGGAAGATAATGGAGACATTTTGGACAAACAGTTGTATGTAAGCAATGATATCGGCAAGGATGGAAGAGCAAAAGATGAGAAGCATAAGGATGAGAGATACAAAGAAAAGTATCGAGAAGACATGAACTGTGAAGACAAGTGCCAAGATGATAAATTGAGAGATGATCGATCAGCAAGTGATCTTGCTAATAGCAAGTCTCGTGAGAAGCATTTGAGGGATGGAAAAGATGATGTGAAAGTTCGGCAGAAGAAGTCCAAGGTTCAAGATAGTGACTATGAGCGTGATCGTGACCATGATAGAGACCGTGATCGTGATAGAGACCGTGAGCGTTATAGGGAGAGGGAGCGGGATCGAGAGCGTGAGCGTTATCGTGATCCTGATCGTGACCATTATCGAGAACGTGACCGCAACCGTGATCACGACCATGATCGTGATTATGATTCTCAATGGGATCGAGACCGAGATCATGATCGCGATCGTCGTTACAGTGATCGGGACAAGGATAGAGATCATGACCGTGACGACGTACATGATGAACGGAGGAGTACAAGATACAAAGACAGTAAGGGAAGGAAACGATCTCCTGATGATCGTGATGATGGTAATGATACTAAATCTCGAGGTACCAAATTACACTACTCTGACATGGAAAATAAATCATCAACTTCTGGGAGAGTTGAGGTAGATGCTGATGGGGGAAGGTCTCAGTCACGACCAGCCAATTTAGATGCTGCTATGGGCAGCAACAGAAGGAGAGCTTCTCCCAGCTCAATTTCCCATGGTGGGACTGATGAGTATAG ACATTTGAAACAAGAAGATTCGAAGCATAGAGATCCAATGACAGAGCAGAGGTCCAAAGCTGCTTCATCAAGAGAGGTAACTAGTTTTTCTGAAGTCTCTGAGAGAGGTGCTAAGTATAGATCCATGGAGAAATCAAGTAGGGCGGATGAGGGCCATTCTGGGGAGTTACCAATTGAGAGGTCCTCGAGTTCAAAAGCTTCCCCAATGAGTATGATGGAAAGATCTCCTTCAACAAGTAGATATACGAGTAGAAGTGGTGTTAAGCGGGGTCTTGATACAGAGGAGACAGGATGGAGTAGTGCCTCTGTTGGTGGCAGAGAAGAGGATAATAGACTTGGTCGAGATTTGCCTCTTGAGAAGCCTCTTTTGGATGGATCTTGTCAAGCAGATTCTGTATTTTATAATAGAGCTGGTCAGGGCAACTCATCTTTGATTCCACAGCCGCCTGGTTTAAGAGCTGGAATTGGCAGCCCATCTTTCATGGGTTCTCTAGAAGAAGATCATAGATTTAATAACTCTGGTCGTTACAAGAGGAGTGGTGATCTGAACGTTAGAAGAGGGCATGCAAATGCTTGGAGGGGTGCCCCAAACTGGCCAGCACCTCTTCCAAATGGTTTCATCCCATTCCAACCTGGGCCACCACATGGTGGTTTTCAAGCTGTGATGCCACAGTTTCCTTCTCCATCTCTGTTTGGTGTTAGGCCCTCAATGGAAATTAATCACTCTGGGATTCCATATCATATACCTGATGCCGAAAGGTTTAACAACCATTTGAGACCAATTGGCTGGCAGAATCCGATGGATGGCTCTGGTCCAGCCCAGTTTCCTGGTTGGGATGGTCACAGTGTTAGTTTTAGGGATGAAGCGCACATGTTCGGGGGTCCCGAATGGGACCAGAATAGGCATCCAGTGAATGGTCGGGGATGGGATACCGGTTCAGATGTGTGGAAGGGACAAAATGGTGATGTTGACTTGCCCTCAACATCTGAGAAAGAGGACCATCCTCTGCAGGCCCCTCTTGATGTCTATGATGGACAGGAACGTCAGAGGTCTCAATATGAAAATGGCGATAATGATGTTCAGGTGACGGGTTTTGAATTAAGATCTGATGTCTTGCCAGCAGCAAAAGAATCTTCTAGATGTTCACCTGAGATTCCACACAAGGCACCTGATTCTTCCAAAATATCGAGTGAAGATGATGATGCTCGCTGTTGTCAACTTTATCTTTGTAAGCTTGACATTTCAGCAGAACTAGCTGGTTCTGCTTTGTATGATCAGTGTGCAAGTTTGCTGAATGTGGAGCGTAGTAAAGATTTGGGTAAAGTTGTAACAATGCTTGTGAATTTGAAG AACGGTGGACGACCAGTACAAAATGCTTCTATTGATGTTCTGAGCCCTTCACTTATTCCTGCAACTAATGCTTCTGTTTTTCAG AAAGCCATGGACCTCTACAAGAAACAGAGGCTACAAATTTGTGCTATTCCAAATGCCAATGGTGGGATGTTGGCATCTACTTCAGTGCCCAAGGAGGAGCAAAGTTCTGATCGTGTAGTCGATGAAGCAGAGGAGCCAGTTTTGATTTCTGATGCTGAAATGGCTGATTCAGATCAGCAGAAAGGAGACGCTGTTCTGACTGCTACTTCTCATGAGAATATGGAACAGCTTGTTTCGATTCAAAGCAGGGAGTTACCAGATCATCTGGATAGCCTTTCTCCAGAAAAACCAGAACTGCCAAGTACTGATTCTGGTCACATGGAGCCAGGGGTGCCTAAACCAGTTTTGAATGGTGATAAGGCAGAAGAGACCGACACCGAGACTGATCAGATAAATCCAATGGATGTAGTTGAAGATTCATTGCGGTCTCTTGATGATGCAGCAGAGGCAGTTGGTTTGCCTGCTGACGAGGAAAACTCAAATGATATAAACAAAACCGAAGGTAATAGTACTGTGTACTGTGCCAAGGAAATACATGCTTTTGATGATGCAATTAGTGGTTCTTTAAATGATTCTCCTAAGGTATCAGGGGCTTTGATTCCCGGGTCAAATGAGTCTGGGTCGGAGTTGGTAATTTTAACTGGGATACATCATTCTCCTGAAAATACACATTGA